The Terriglobus roseus sequence ACGGCGGGAGCAAATGCCGCGGAAAAGTCGTTAGCGTTGCTGACCGAAGCGGAGTTCGAAGTTCGTATCGTCACGCTTGAGGGAGGCCTTGACCCGGATCGCTTTGTAAAGGAGATGGGCATCGTTGCCTACGCCGAAGCGCTGAAGACTGCGAAGCCGCTGGCGGAGTACCTGATCGATCGCGCGCGCGCCCTGTTCCCGCAGCGCACGGCCGAGGCGAAGGTGAAGGCAGTGAACTTTCTGCTGCCGCATATTCGTCGCCTGCCATCGGCCATTCAGCGGACGCAGTTTGTGGATGATGCCGCACAAAAGCTCGGCATCGACTCATCACTGATGCGGCAGGAGCTGCAGCACGCGGCGACGCATCGGCTTGAGAGTGTGCGCAGTACGTCCGCCCAGGCAATGCATGAGACGGAGCGCATCCTGCTGCGGGCGCTGGTTTTGCCGGAGACGGATAAGGCGCGGCAACGTGCGGCGGCAGAGGTCAACGCTCATCCCGAGTGGCTGGAGGGTATGGCGGTGGCCGACTTGATTGAGGCGCTCGCCGCGAATCCGGTGGGTGACAATCCTCTGGACGTGGCGCCGGATGATCGTAGTCGCGAGGTGCTGGCCCGTCTGCTGAGCGAGGACCAGATCAGCGACCCAACGATGATGCTGGTTGAAGTGGGCAACGTGCTGCATACGCTGGAACGCCGACGCCTCGAGCGACGGCAGCGCGAGATCCGGTCGATGCTGGCAGAGGCAGAGCGCCGCAGCGATCAGAGCATGATCGAAAAACTACAGTCGGAGTCGGTGCAGATCAATCGCGCGCTGCGCACGGTTTAGATTCGCCAACGCTGCGCTATGCTCTCCCTATCCTTACCTAGGAGAGCCCTGTGCCGATGACCCGCCGTATGCTTGCCAGCTCTGCAGCCGCTATTGGTGCTGCCGCCTTCACGCCGTTTGCCCGCGCCGCTGCAACCGTGCGCAAGAAGGTACTTGCGGCTAACCCGAATGCGACGCCCAAGCCGCCGTATTCACCTGCCGTGGCGTATGGAAATCTTGTCTTCGTGTCCGGTAAAGCGAGCTATGGGGCACCAGACCCGAAGGACATTCGCGCCTGCACGAAGTACGCGCTGGAAGAGGTTGCGAAGGAACTGAAGAACGCGGGCTCATCCATGGAGAACGTGCTGAAGGTGCAGGTGTTCCTGCGCAACATTGAGGACTATGCCGCGATGAATGAAGTCTTTGCCGCGACCTTCGTGAAAGAACCGCCGGCGCGCACGACCATCGCCGCAATCATTCCGCGCGAGAGCCTGGTCGAGATCGACGTCGTCGCCTACATCTAGTCGGCATGAAGGGCCGTGCGTTGGACGTGCAGCCCTGCGAGCGAGAGAATCGAAGTATGTCGAACGAGAACAGCCCGAAACGGGAGTACTTCAGCGCCACCAATCCATTTCCCAACGCCGCCGTCTACACGCCTGCCGTGGCCTTTGGCGACCTGGTCTTTCTTGCGGGTAAGACCTCGTGGAATGCACCGGATCCGACGGACATTCGCAGTTGCGCGCAGCACGTGCTGGACGGGATTGAGAAGGAACTGATCCACGCCGGATCCAGCATGGAACAGGTGCTGAAGGTGACGGTCTATCTGCGCGATATAGAAGACTGGGATGCTCTGAACGAAGTCTACGTCGGCCGCTTCGGTCCCAATCCGCCGGCTCGCACGACCATCGCTGCGGTTCTGCCGCGCGACAGCCGCGTCGGCATCGACGTTATCGCACACCGCTAGACCAGGACGGGACAGACAACACATGAGTGAGAGAACGCCTGAACTGTGGCTCATCCGCCACGGCGAAACCGAGTGGTCGAAGAGCGGCCAGCACACCAGCTTCACGGATCTTCCTTTGACACCCTTTGGGGTAGAGCAGGCGAAGCGTCTGCAGCCTGTTTTGGCGAAGGTCGACTTCGACCTTGTCTTGACCAGCCCGCGCCAGCGCGCCATGGTGACCGCGGAGCTTGCGGGGATTCACCATCGTGCGGAGGTCGACGAGGATCTGCAGGAGTGGAACTATGGCATCCACGAAGGCGTTACCACGGCGCAGGTGCATGAGACCGATCCCACGTGGAATGTTTGGCGCAGTGAGAACCCGGGCGGCGAGTGGCTGGCGCAGGTTGAGAGTCGCACCGAGCGTGTCATCGAGCGCTGCATGGATAACGGCGGTCGCTGC is a genomic window containing:
- a CDS encoding histidine phosphatase family protein translates to MSERTPELWLIRHGETEWSKSGQHTSFTDLPLTPFGVEQAKRLQPVLAKVDFDLVLTSPRQRAMVTAELAGIHHRAEVDEDLQEWNYGIHEGVTTAQVHETDPTWNVWRSENPGGEWLAQVESRTERVIERCMDNGGRCALIAHAHVFRVLAGMFLVKEGIFGEHLMLSTASISVLGIDRGVRVIKRWNEMPPE
- a CDS encoding RidA family protein, whose translation is MSNENSPKREYFSATNPFPNAAVYTPAVAFGDLVFLAGKTSWNAPDPTDIRSCAQHVLDGIEKELIHAGSSMEQVLKVTVYLRDIEDWDALNEVYVGRFGPNPPARTTIAAVLPRDSRVGIDVIAHR
- a CDS encoding RidA family protein, producing the protein MTRRMLASSAAAIGAAAFTPFARAAATVRKKVLAANPNATPKPPYSPAVAYGNLVFVSGKASYGAPDPKDIRACTKYALEEVAKELKNAGSSMENVLKVQVFLRNIEDYAAMNEVFAATFVKEPPARTTIAAIIPRESLVEIDVVAYI